The following proteins come from a genomic window of Pseudomonas hygromyciniae:
- a CDS encoding phosphonate degradation HD-domain oxygenase, producing the protein MNAAQVVAEVFALYEQHGAADYIGEPVSQIEHMSQAAQLAMAEGFDDEVVLAAFFHDIGHICGQGGENMGGYGVVSHERLGADYLRRAGFSERLAKLVEYHVQAKRYLTFSQPDYYTRLSEASRRTLAYQGGVMTAEEARAFEQDPLCAVSLRMRHWDEQAKEMHVPVLDLQLLKRKATALLADSHGRPGCIG; encoded by the coding sequence GTTGTACGAACAGCACGGCGCTGCCGATTACATCGGCGAGCCGGTCTCGCAGATCGAACACATGTCCCAGGCCGCGCAGTTGGCGATGGCCGAGGGCTTCGACGATGAAGTGGTGTTGGCGGCGTTCTTCCACGATATCGGGCATATCTGCGGGCAGGGTGGCGAGAATATGGGCGGCTACGGCGTAGTCAGCCATGAACGCTTGGGTGCCGACTATCTGCGGCGTGCCGGCTTCAGCGAGCGCCTGGCCAAACTGGTGGAGTATCACGTCCAGGCCAAGCGCTACCTGACCTTCAGCCAGCCGGACTATTACACGCGTTTGAGCGAAGCCAGCCGCCGCACCCTGGCTTACCAGGGCGGGGTGATGACCGCTGAAGAAGCCCGGGCGTTTGAGCAGGACCCGCTGTGCGCGGTGAGTCTGCGCATGCGCCATTGGGACGAGCAGGCCAAGGAGATGCACGTGCCGGTGCTGGATCTGCAACTGCTCAAACGCAAGGCCACGGCACTGCTGGCGGATTCTCACGGCAGACCAGGATGCATCGGCTAG
- a CDS encoding dihydrofolate reductase, with product MKKTLPLSLIAALGENRVIGVDNSMPWHLPGDFKYFKATTLGKPIIMGRKTWDSLGRPLPGRLNIVVSRQTDLKLEGAQVFPSLDAAIARAEAWALEQGVDELMLIGGAQLYAQGLEQADRLYLTRVALSPQGDAWFPEFDLNRWKLVSNVQNPAEGDKPAYNFEVWEKA from the coding sequence ATGAAAAAAACTCTCCCTTTAAGCCTGATCGCAGCCCTCGGTGAAAACCGCGTGATCGGCGTCGACAACAGCATGCCCTGGCATTTGCCGGGGGATTTCAAATATTTCAAGGCCACCACCCTGGGCAAGCCAATCATCATGGGGCGCAAGACCTGGGACTCCCTGGGTCGACCGTTGCCGGGTCGCTTGAACATAGTGGTCAGCCGTCAGACCGATCTTAAGCTTGAAGGTGCGCAAGTTTTTCCTTCACTGGACGCCGCCATTGCACGGGCCGAAGCCTGGGCGCTGGAGCAGGGCGTGGATGAGCTGATGCTGATCGGCGGCGCGCAACTGTATGCGCAGGGGCTGGAGCAGGCGGATCGCCTGTATTTGACGCGGGTTGCGTTGAGCCCGCAGGGGGATGCGTGGTTTCCGGAGTTTGACTTGAACCGGTGGAAGCTGGTGTCGAATGTGCAGAATCCGGCAGAAGGCGACAAGCCGGCGTACAACTTCGAGGTCTGGGAAAAGGCCTAA
- a CDS encoding DUF2868 domain-containing protein, which translates to MTALNPLQKLWLTETVRLREEHAGPLEDQEANRLARSNGGDLPTRIQNRALWLAERDGLSAALLHWLQGARLALIVLMVLAVVSGAGLAFAALGNGLAPVNVFWALGSLLGLNLILLLSWALGLVFAGEHSASLGRLWLWLSEKFARDAKAAQLAPALLLLLQRRKLNRWAVGVLVNGLWLLALCSALVILLTLMATRRYGFVWETTILGADTFVSVTQALGSLPALLGFSVPTVEMIRASGDSALNIESARQAWAAWLVGVLLVYGLLPRLILALLCLWRWKRGRAALGLDLNLPGYAHLREALMPSSERLGVNDAAPEQLHHVSGGASELHSDGALLVAIELDDQHPWPPKLPATVKNAGILDSRESRHKLLEQLTRFPPARLVIACDPRRSPDRGSLALIGELARSASATRVWLLQAPPGQALDAERLGDWHTALQQLDLPFADCAPLIWLETGHD; encoded by the coding sequence GTGACAGCACTGAACCCTCTGCAAAAACTGTGGCTGACGGAAACCGTGCGCCTGCGTGAAGAACACGCTGGCCCCCTGGAAGACCAGGAAGCCAATCGTCTGGCCCGCAGCAATGGCGGCGACCTGCCGACACGCATTCAAAACCGGGCGCTGTGGCTGGCCGAGCGCGATGGCCTGAGCGCCGCCCTGCTGCACTGGCTGCAAGGTGCGCGCCTGGCGCTGATCGTGCTGATGGTGCTGGCCGTGGTCAGCGGCGCCGGCCTGGCGTTCGCCGCTCTGGGCAACGGCCTGGCCCCGGTCAATGTGTTCTGGGCCCTGGGCAGCCTGCTGGGCTTGAACCTGATCCTGCTGCTGAGCTGGGCCCTGGGCCTGGTGTTTGCCGGCGAACACAGCGCCAGCCTCGGCCGCCTGTGGTTGTGGCTCAGCGAAAAATTCGCCCGTGATGCCAAGGCCGCGCAACTGGCCCCGGCGTTGCTGTTGCTGCTGCAACGCCGCAAGCTTAATCGCTGGGCGGTCGGCGTGCTGGTCAATGGCCTGTGGCTGCTGGCGCTGTGCAGCGCGCTGGTGATCCTGCTGACGTTGATGGCCACCCGGCGCTACGGCTTTGTCTGGGAAACCACCATTCTGGGCGCCGACACCTTTGTCAGCGTGACCCAGGCCCTGGGCAGCCTGCCCGCGCTGCTCGGTTTCAGCGTGCCGACCGTCGAGATGATCCGCGCCAGTGGCGACTCGGCGCTGAATATCGAAAGCGCCCGCCAAGCCTGGGCCGCCTGGCTGGTGGGCGTATTGCTGGTCTATGGCCTGCTGCCCCGGCTGATCCTCGCCCTGCTGTGCCTGTGGCGCTGGAAACGCGGGCGCGCAGCCTTGGGCCTGGACCTCAACCTGCCCGGCTACGCCCACTTGCGCGAAGCCTTGATGCCCAGCAGCGAACGCCTGGGTGTCAACGATGCGGCTCCAGAACAGTTGCATCACGTCAGCGGCGGCGCCAGCGAACTGCACAGCGATGGCGCCCTGCTGGTGGCCATCGAACTGGATGACCAACACCCGTGGCCGCCCAAACTGCCGGCCACGGTCAAAAACGCCGGCATCCTCGACAGCCGCGAATCACGCCACAAACTGCTGGAGCAACTGACCCGCTTCCCCCCCGCGCGCCTGGTGATCGCCTGCGATCCACGCCGCTCGCCGGATCGCGGCAGCCTCGCGCTGATCGGCGAACTGGCCCGCAGCGCCAGTGCCACCCGGGTCTGGCTGTTGCAAGCGCCACCGGGCCAGGCGCTGGATGCCGAGCGCCTCGGCGATTGGCACACGGCTTTGCAGCAACTGGACCTGCCCTTCGCCGACTGCGCGCCTCTTATCTGGCTGGAGACTGGTCATGACTAA
- a CDS encoding DUF3482 domain-containing protein, whose amino-acid sequence MTKPLKLAVVGHTNVGKTSLLRTLTRDVGFGEVSHRPSTTRHVEGARLSVDGEALLELYDTPGLEDAIALLDYLERLDRPGERLDGPARLARFLEGSEARQRFEQEAKVLRQLLASDAGLYVIDAREPVLAKYRDELQVLASCGKPLLPVLNFVSSSDHREPDWREALARLGLHALVRFDSVAPPEDGERRLYESLALLLESSRPQLERLILDQEAQRQARQQSAARLIAELLIDCAACRRSVVTEDEQQAISDLRKAVRQREQRCVEALLKLFGFRPQDAAASDLPLLDGRWGDDLFNPETLKQLGGAGRRQGLRRGAAAGAGVDLLVGGLTLGAAALAGAIAGGALQTARSYGSRLLGKIKGQRELTVDDSVLRLLALRQRQLLKALDLRGHAAMHSIKVDTPQDKTWREGKLPDALHKARAHPQWSSLNPQAKPGQAERQEQIDTLARQLNDA is encoded by the coding sequence ATGACTAAACCCCTGAAACTGGCGGTGGTCGGCCACACCAACGTCGGCAAGACCTCGCTGCTGCGCACCCTGACCCGTGACGTGGGCTTTGGCGAAGTGTCCCACCGCCCCAGCACCACCCGGCATGTCGAAGGCGCGCGTTTGTCGGTCGACGGCGAGGCGTTGCTGGAGCTGTACGACACGCCGGGCCTGGAAGATGCCATCGCCCTGCTCGATTACCTCGAGCGCTTGGACCGACCGGGCGAACGTCTCGATGGCCCGGCTCGCCTCGCCCGTTTCCTGGAAGGCAGTGAAGCCCGTCAACGCTTCGAACAGGAAGCCAAGGTGTTGCGTCAATTGCTGGCGTCCGATGCCGGCCTGTACGTGATCGACGCCCGGGAACCGGTGCTGGCCAAATACCGCGACGAGTTGCAAGTGCTGGCCAGTTGCGGCAAGCCATTGCTGCCCGTGCTCAATTTTGTCAGCAGCAGCGACCACCGCGAGCCGGACTGGCGCGAAGCCCTGGCCCGCCTGGGCCTGCATGCCCTGGTGCGCTTTGACAGCGTGGCGCCCCCCGAAGATGGCGAGCGGCGGCTGTATGAAAGCCTGGCCCTGTTGCTGGAAAGCTCACGACCTCAGTTGGAGCGGCTGATCCTCGACCAGGAGGCTCAACGCCAGGCGCGCCAGCAAAGCGCCGCACGCCTGATCGCCGAGCTGCTGATCGACTGCGCCGCGTGCCGGCGCAGCGTGGTCACGGAAGATGAACAGCAAGCCATCAGCGATTTGCGCAAGGCCGTGCGCCAGCGCGAACAACGGTGCGTCGAAGCCCTGCTCAAGCTGTTTGGCTTCCGCCCGCAAGACGCCGCCGCCAGCGACCTGCCGCTGCTGGATGGACGTTGGGGCGATGATTTGTTCAACCCCGAAACCCTCAAGCAACTGGGGGGTGCGGGTCGGCGGCAGGGATTGCGGCGGGGGGCTGCGGCCGGGGCCGGTGTGGACTTGCTGGTCGGCGGCCTGACCCTGGGCGCCGCCGCCCTCGCCGGAGCCATTGCCGGTGGCGCGCTGCAAACCGCCCGCAGCTACGGCAGCCGCCTGCTGGGCAAGATCAAGGGCCAGCGCGAACTGACCGTGGATGACAGCGTGCTGCGCCTGTTGGCCCTGCGCCAGCGCCAGTTGCTCAAGGCCCTGGACCTGCGCGGGCACGCGGCGATGCACAGCATCAAGGTCGATACACCGCAAGACAAGACCTGGCGCGAAGGCAAGCTGCCGGACGCCCTGCACAAGGCCCGCGCCCATCCGCAATGGTCGTCCCTCAACCCACAAGCAAAACCGGGCCAGGCGGAACGCCAGGAACAGATCGACACCTTGGCGCGTCAGCTCAATGACGCTTGA